A genomic segment from Fusobacterium sp. encodes:
- a CDS encoding DUF6530 family protein, translating into MKIPRHLAHEPVVVLEGYDKIDGSNVNNSDAKGLSLGFAQYNNRDISAKVWRYSESGKKWSRQSEELPLNRVLDLALLILKTKLLLNGNFKENTLSQNDISLNIDFEDLKKVEEFKTIFKNYDSKYLNERIEDLKKVINQL; encoded by the coding sequence ATGAAAATACCAAGGCATTTAGCTCATGAACCAGTTGTAGTTCTAGAGGGTTATGATAAAATTGATGGTTCAAATGTTAATAATTCCGATGCAAAAGGTCTTTCTTTAGGATTTGCTCAATATAATAATAGAGATATTTCAGCAAAAGTATGGAGGTATTCAGAAAGTGGTAAAAAATGGTCTAGACAATCTGAAGAGCTTCCTTTAAATAGAGTTTTGGATTTAGCTCTTCTAATTTTAAAAACAAAATTATTGTTAAATGGAAATTTTAAAGAAAACACACTTTCGCAAAATGATATTAGTTTAAATATAGATTTTGAAGATTTAAAAAAAGTAGAAGAATTTAAAACTATTTTCAAAAATTATGATAGTAAATATCTAAATGAAAGAATTGAAGACTTAAAAAAAGTTATAAATCAATTATAA